In Deinococcus psychrotolerans, a genomic segment contains:
- the malQ gene encoding 4-alpha-glucanotransferase has translation MLIARSSGVLLHPTSLPGPYGIGELGQEARSFINWLASAGQKYWQVMPLGPTGYGDSPYQAFSAFAGNPYLVCLDTLREQELLLDVDFDAVPDFNPDRVDFGLQYIWRNQMLSRAFSHFEAGRAEGEMGEVDAEFAGFKSSEQHWLGDYALFMAIKNEQGGLPWNAWPLPIRRREAEAMSDAKTRLVREIERYSFQQFLFFRQWTAIRDYAAEQGVQVIGDIPIFVAMDSSDAWANPEQFFFDDEGQPTVVAGVPPDYFSETGQLWGNPLYDWDVMKKSGFEWWIRRFQASLKLYDLIRVDHFRGFAGYWEIPFPADTAMNGEWKPALGHDMFAAVRQALGDLPIIAEDLGVITPDVEALRDDYNLPGMAVLQFAFGGGDFAVNAFLPHNLKENQVVYTGTHDNDTTRGWWRNADEHEHHTFRVYTHSDPSEESFAWLLTTIAFESKANLAVVPLQDLLNLDSDERMNLPGSTGPENWTWRYREGVVSAELAHKLRELTEETKRTA, from the coding sequence ATGCTGATTGCCCGTTCCAGCGGAGTCCTGCTCCACCCCACCAGTTTGCCCGGCCCTTACGGGATCGGCGAACTCGGCCAAGAAGCCCGCAGCTTCATCAACTGGCTTGCCAGCGCGGGCCAAAAATACTGGCAAGTCATGCCGCTCGGCCCCACCGGCTACGGCGACAGTCCTTACCAAGCCTTCTCAGCGTTCGCGGGCAACCCTTATCTGGTGTGCCTTGACACCCTGCGCGAGCAGGAACTGCTGCTGGACGTGGACTTTGACGCGGTGCCGGACTTTAACCCTGACCGGGTGGATTTTGGCCTCCAGTACATCTGGCGCAACCAAATGCTCAGCCGCGCCTTTTCGCACTTCGAGGCGGGCCGGGCCGAGGGTGAAATGGGCGAAGTGGACGCCGAGTTCGCCGGATTCAAGTCCAGCGAACAGCACTGGCTGGGAGATTACGCGCTGTTTATGGCCATCAAAAACGAGCAGGGTGGCCTACCGTGGAACGCTTGGCCGCTGCCGATTCGCCGCCGCGAAGCCGAGGCCATGTCGGACGCCAAAACCCGCTTGGTTCGCGAAATCGAGCGCTACTCGTTTCAGCAGTTTTTATTTTTCAGGCAGTGGACGGCCATCCGTGACTACGCTGCCGAACAGGGCGTGCAGGTTATCGGGGACATTCCGATTTTCGTGGCGATGGACTCTTCGGACGCTTGGGCCAACCCAGAGCAGTTTTTCTTTGATGACGAGGGCCAGCCCACCGTCGTCGCGGGCGTACCACCAGATTACTTCAGCGAAACCGGCCAGCTCTGGGGCAATCCGCTCTACGACTGGGACGTGATGAAAAAGAGCGGCTTCGAATGGTGGATTCGCCGTTTTCAGGCCAGCTTGAAGCTGTACGACCTGATCCGGGTCGATCACTTCCGGGGCTTTGCGGGCTACTGGGAAATTCCTTTTCCTGCCGACACCGCCATGAACGGCGAGTGGAAACCGGCCCTGGGCCACGACATGTTCGCCGCCGTGCGTCAGGCGCTGGGCGACCTCCCAATCATCGCCGAGGATTTGGGCGTGATTACGCCGGATGTGGAAGCGCTGCGCGACGATTACAACTTGCCGGGCATGGCGGTGCTGCAATTTGCTTTTGGCGGCGGCGACTTTGCCGTCAACGCCTTTTTGCCGCACAACCTCAAGGAAAATCAGGTGGTCTACACTGGCACCCACGACAACGACACCACACGGGGCTGGTGGCGCAACGCCGATGAACACGAGCACCACACCTTCCGCGTCTACACCCACAGCGATCCCAGTGAAGAGAGCTTTGCTTGGCTGCTGACCACCATCGCCTTTGAATCGAAAGCCAATCTGGCCGTCGTGCCACTGCAAGATTTGCTGAATCTGGACAGCGACGAACGGATGAACTTGCCCGGCAGCACTGGCCCCGAAAACTGGACCTGGCGCTACCGGGAGGGCGTGGTGTCGGCTGAGTTGGCCCACAAGCTGCGCGAGTTGACCGAAGAGACGAAGCGGACAGCTTAA
- a CDS encoding cob(I)yrinic acid a,c-diamide adenosyltransferase, protein MKLYTRTGDGGQTGLYGADRVSKTHPRVEAYGTVDELNSVLGLARAHNARSHTPQTDVETDLEYLQNALFDLGADLATRQDSPYAKNVARMDAEDAAYLEAMIDRYQDGVEPLKHFIHPSGTPVGASLHVARSVARRAERDVLRLMDVEEANLQAQIYLNRVSDLLFVMARAVNARAGLSEEAWKVKPRRKTVEQNNS, encoded by the coding sequence ATGAAACTGTATACCCGCACCGGCGACGGCGGCCAGACTGGACTCTACGGCGCAGACCGCGTGAGCAAAACGCATCCCCGCGTGGAGGCTTACGGCACAGTAGACGAACTCAACAGCGTGCTGGGCCTTGCCCGCGCCCACAACGCCCGCTCGCACACGCCGCAGACCGATGTGGAAACGGATTTGGAATACCTCCAAAACGCGCTGTTCGATCTCGGCGCAGATCTGGCGACCCGTCAGGACAGCCCCTATGCCAAAAATGTGGCCCGCATGGACGCCGAGGACGCCGCTTACTTGGAAGCCATGATTGACCGCTATCAGGACGGCGTGGAACCGCTCAAGCACTTTATTCACCCCAGCGGCACGCCGGTTGGAGCCAGCTTGCACGTGGCCCGCAGCGTGGCAAGGCGGGCCGAGCGCGACGTACTCAGGCTGATGGACGTGGAGGAAGCCAACCTTCAGGCTCAGATTTACCTGAACAGGGTTTCGGATTTGCTGTTCGTGATGGCCCGCGCCGTGAACGCCCGCGCCGGACTGAGCGAGGAAGCTTGGAAGGTCAAACCGAGGCGCAAAACAGTGGAGCAGAACAACTCCTAA
- a CDS encoding LutC/YkgG family protein yields MSGEARLEMLTRIHRAAAGPKLEIERPPIPASTRPRAEIVAQFAEYAAEYRAEVHRASEADLPVLLAALLSGQNVLVPEGFPAQLFPQPATHKPQTTHADLAAYDAVLTTCAVAIAETGTVVLDHGAGQGRRALTLIPDWHVCVVRSEQVVDSVPEAVAALQEAVLAGRPLTWISGPSATSDIELSRVEGVHGPRRLSIIVVD; encoded by the coding sequence ATGAGCGGCGAAGCCCGATTGGAGATGCTGACCCGCATCCACCGCGCCGCCGCTGGCCCCAAGCTGGAGATAGAACGCCCCCCCATTCCTGCTTCCACTCGCCCAAGGGCCGAAATCGTGGCTCAGTTTGCCGAGTACGCCGCCGAGTACCGGGCTGAGGTTCACCGTGCCAGCGAAGCCGACTTGCCTGTGCTGCTCGCTGCCCTGCTGAGCGGCCAGAATGTCTTGGTTCCTGAAGGCTTCCCGGCCCAGCTTTTCCCGCAGCCCGCAACCCACAAGCCGCAAACCACCCACGCTGACCTCGCCGCTTACGACGCTGTGCTGACCACTTGCGCGGTTGCCATTGCCGAAACCGGCACGGTGGTACTTGATCACGGCGCGGGGCAGGGGCGGCGGGCGTTGACGCTGATTCCGGATTGGCACGTCTGCGTGGTGCGCTCCGAGCAAGTGGTGGACAGCGTGCCTGAAGCGGTGGCCGCCTTACAGGAAGCGGTGCTGGCAGGCCGCCCCCTGACTTGGATCAGCGGGCCGAGCGCCACCAGCGACATCGAACTCAGCCGCGTAGAAGGCGTTCACGGGCCGAGGCGACTGAGCATCATCGTGGTGGATTAG
- a CDS encoding lactate utilization protein B, translating into MSAGGIRPARPFPEAARDTLQDAQMRRNLKHATTTIREKRLRAVAELPDWEALRTRGAELKDASLSDLAEQLLTLEAAVKRCGGQVHWARDAAEACRIVTDLAALHGAREIIKVKSISTDEIELNAALEQRGIQAIETDLAELIVQLAGDTPSHILVPAIHKNRAEIRDLFRQKLGAELLTDEPKVLAEAARLYLREKFLSTKVAVSGANFAIAESGTVCIVESEGNGRMCLTLPDVLISVMGIEKVLPQWADIAPFMQLLPRSSTAERMNPYTSFWSGVIPGDGPQEFHLVLLDNGRTDVLADEAARQTLRCIRCSACLNVCPVYERAGGHAYGSVYPGPIGAILTPQLLQLEDENANTLPWASSLCGACYDACPVKINIPEILIYLRGQITPHKSHNLENTVESIAMKTAAWIFNEPFRFEGALKLARTGQGPLVQHGAIHALPGLLGGWTSSRNLPAFPAKSFRELWREEGEV; encoded by the coding sequence GTGAGCGCTGGAGGCATCCGCCCGGCCCGGCCCTTTCCCGAGGCGGCCCGCGACACGCTGCAAGACGCCCAGATGCGCCGCAACCTGAAGCACGCCACCACCACCATCCGTGAGAAACGCCTGCGGGCGGTGGCTGAATTGCCGGATTGGGAAGCCCTCCGCACGCGGGGAGCAGAACTCAAAGACGCCTCTCTCTCAGACTTGGCCGAGCAACTCCTGACGCTGGAAGCGGCAGTCAAGCGGTGCGGCGGGCAAGTTCACTGGGCGCGGGACGCCGCCGAAGCCTGCCGCATCGTGACTGACCTCGCCGCCTTGCATGGAGCGCGGGAGATCATCAAAGTCAAGAGCATCAGCACGGACGAAATAGAACTCAACGCGGCGCTGGAGCAGCGGGGCATTCAAGCTATAGAAACCGACCTCGCCGAGCTGATCGTGCAGCTTGCCGGAGACACGCCCAGCCACATTCTGGTTCCAGCCATTCACAAAAACCGCGCCGAAATCCGTGATTTGTTTCGCCAAAAACTCGGCGCAGAGCTGCTGACCGACGAGCCGAAAGTGCTGGCTGAAGCTGCCCGCCTCTACCTCCGCGAGAAATTCCTCAGCACCAAAGTGGCGGTGTCGGGCGCGAACTTTGCCATCGCCGAAAGTGGAACCGTCTGCATCGTGGAATCCGAAGGCAATGGGCGGATGTGCCTGACCCTCCCGGACGTGCTGATTTCGGTGATGGGCATTGAGAAAGTGCTGCCGCAGTGGGCCGACATCGCGCCGTTCATGCAACTCCTGCCGCGCAGCTCTACCGCCGAGCGCATGAATCCGTACACCAGTTTCTGGAGTGGCGTGATTCCCGGCGACGGCCCGCAGGAATTTCATCTGGTGCTGCTGGACAATGGGCGCACCGACGTGCTGGCCGACGAAGCCGCCCGTCAAACGCTGCGCTGTATCCGCTGCTCGGCTTGCCTGAACGTCTGCCCCGTCTACGAGCGGGCGGGCGGCCACGCTTACGGCAGCGTCTATCCCGGCCCGATTGGCGCGATTCTGACGCCTCAACTGCTGCAACTCGAAGATGAAAATGCCAACACCTTGCCGTGGGCCAGCAGTTTGTGCGGGGCGTGTTACGACGCTTGCCCGGTCAAGATCAACATTCCTGAAATCCTGATTTATTTGCGTGGACAGATCACGCCGCACAAGTCGCACAATCTCGAGAACACGGTGGAGAGCATCGCCATGAAAACCGCCGCCTGGATTTTTAACGAGCCGTTCCGCTTTGAGGGAGCGCTCAAACTCGCCCGCACTGGGCAGGGGCCGCTGGTACAGCACGGCGCGATTCATGCTCTGCCCGGTCTGCTCGGTGGCTGGACGAGTTCACGCAATTTGCCTGCCTTTCCGGCCAAATCGTTCCGTGAGCTGTGGCGCGAAGAGGGTGAGGTATGA
- a CDS encoding (Fe-S)-binding protein → MKIDLFITCLNDALFPQTGLAMARLLRRLGHQVHFNEAQTCCGQMHFNTGYQREALPLIRKFVNDFRNAEVIVAPSGSCVAFVRDLYPKAAEWAGDDDLLREVTELGKRTYELSEFLIKVLKVEDVGAYYPHRVTYHPTCHAARLLRVGDAPLTLLKNVRGLTLVELPASEQCCGFGGTFSVKNPETSTAMLADKVQSVMSTGAECCTAGDNSCLMHIGGGLSRLQSGVGVVHLAEILASTESISAGSSETIGAMQVSAEALL, encoded by the coding sequence ATGAAAATAGATTTGTTTATCACCTGCCTCAACGACGCCCTTTTTCCGCAAACGGGCTTGGCGATGGCGCGGCTGCTGCGGCGACTCGGCCACCAAGTCCACTTCAACGAAGCGCAAACCTGCTGCGGCCAGATGCATTTCAACACCGGCTATCAGCGAGAAGCCCTGCCACTTATTCGCAAATTCGTGAACGACTTCAGAAACGCCGAGGTGATTGTGGCCCCCAGCGGTTCCTGCGTGGCCTTCGTGCGCGACCTGTATCCGAAGGCGGCAGAGTGGGCCGGAGACGACGATTTGTTGCGGGAAGTCACCGAACTTGGAAAGCGGACGTATGAACTCAGCGAATTTCTCATCAAGGTGCTGAAGGTCGAGGACGTGGGTGCGTACTATCCGCACCGCGTCACCTATCACCCGACCTGTCACGCGGCGCGGCTGCTGCGGGTGGGCGACGCGCCTCTGACGCTGCTCAAGAATGTGCGCGGCCTGACCCTGGTAGAACTGCCCGCTTCTGAGCAGTGCTGCGGCTTCGGCGGCACTTTCAGTGTCAAGAACCCCGAAACCAGTACGGCGATGCTGGCCGACAAGGTGCAGAGCGTGATGAGCACCGGGGCCGAGTGCTGCACGGCGGGCGACAATTCGTGCTTGATGCATATCGGCGGCGGCCTCAGTCGGCTGCAAAGTGGGGTGGGCGTAGTGCATTTGGCGGAAATTTTGGCCAGTACTGAGTCAATAAGCGCTGGAAGTTCAGAAACTATCGGTGCCATGCAGGTCAGCGCGGAGGCTCTGCTGTGA
- a CDS encoding rhamnulokinase: protein MSKAVATRHIAVDLGASSGRVALGTLEGGRLHVEILHRFPNGGVPVRGQLYWNVLGLWREVLHGLKLAAQHGEIQSIGVNSWAVDYGLLDAQGDLLGAVHHYRSPRLDGVMQRVRAKLTDEAIYNATGIQFLPFNTLYQLAAEPSERLARADKLLMIPDLLHFWLCGVAVTERTNASSTQFFNPQTGKWATELLDALNIPTEFLPAIAQSGTTLGLLTPEVERETGLKGVQVILPATHDTASAVAAVPAEGRDWAYVSSGTWSLVGIETPQPIITPRSLAENLTNEAGVGGTNRLLKNVMGLWIIQQCNEVWKLDYADLYEQAAAVASCSTIDPDDARFLPPGADMAARVQAYCSETNQSVPQTPAEITRCVLDSLAHKTAQILKALEDVSGQAIRVVHVVGGGSQIALLNQLIANACGKWVIAGPVEATLMGNLLVQALGQTDLPTLRQVVRASTALQTFSPNPQP from the coding sequence GTGAGCAAAGCGGTTGCCACTCGCCACATCGCCGTTGACCTCGGCGCTTCCAGTGGCCGCGTCGCTCTCGGCACGCTCGAAGGCGGCAGACTCCACGTAGAAATCCTTCACCGTTTCCCTAACGGCGGCGTACCCGTGCGCGGGCAACTCTACTGGAATGTTCTGGGCCTGTGGCGCGAGGTGCTGCACGGCCTCAAATTGGCGGCGCAGCACGGCGAGATTCAGAGCATCGGCGTCAATTCCTGGGCGGTTGATTACGGCTTACTGGACGCTCAGGGCGACTTGCTGGGCGCGGTTCACCATTACCGCAGCCCCCGTTTGGACGGCGTGATGCAGCGGGTGCGGGCCAAGCTGACCGACGAGGCGATTTATAACGCCACCGGCATTCAATTTTTGCCGTTCAACACCCTCTACCAACTCGCTGCCGAACCGTCTGAACGATTGGCCCGCGCCGACAAGTTGCTGATGATCCCCGATCTGCTGCACTTCTGGCTGTGCGGCGTGGCCGTCACCGAGCGCACCAATGCCAGCAGCACCCAGTTTTTCAATCCTCAAACGGGAAAATGGGCCACCGAATTGCTGGACGCCCTCAATATCCCCACCGAGTTCCTGCCCGCCATCGCGCAGTCCGGTACGACTTTAGGCCTTCTGACTCCGGAAGTGGAGCGCGAAACGGGACTGAAAGGCGTTCAAGTGATCCTGCCCGCCACCCACGACACCGCCTCCGCCGTCGCCGCCGTGCCTGCCGAGGGCCGAGACTGGGCGTATGTGTCGAGCGGCACTTGGAGCTTGGTAGGCATTGAAACGCCTCAGCCGATCATCACGCCGCGCAGCCTCGCCGAGAATCTGACCAACGAAGCGGGCGTAGGCGGCACCAACCGGCTGCTCAAAAACGTGATGGGCCTGTGGATTATTCAGCAGTGCAACGAGGTCTGGAAGCTGGACTACGCCGACCTCTACGAGCAGGCTGCCGCCGTTGCTTCCTGCTCCACCATTGACCCGGATGACGCCCGCTTTCTGCCGCCCGGTGCGGATATGGCGGCGCGGGTTCAGGCTTACTGCTCCGAAACAAATCAGTCCGTGCCCCAAACGCCCGCCGAGATTACCCGCTGCGTGCTGGACAGCCTCGCCCACAAAACCGCGCAGATTCTAAAGGCGCTGGAAGACGTGAGCGGTCAGGCCATTCGCGTGGTGCATGTGGTGGGCGGCGGCTCACAAATCGCTCTGCTCAACCAACTGATCGCCAACGCCTGTGGCAAATGGGTGATCGCTGGCCCTGTGGAGGCCACTTTAATGGGTAATCTACTGGTGCAAGCGCTGGGCCAAACCGACCTTCCCACCCTGCGCCAAGTGGTGCGGGCTTCCACCGCCTTGCAAACTTTCTCACCCAACCCCCAACCATGA
- a CDS encoding bifunctional aldolase/short-chain dehydrogenase: MTDTQPRITVPKDRWNDADAPNSDGLASLTYRSNLLGSDRTLVNIYGGNTSTKSVEKDHLGRDVTVLWVKGSGSDIATITEKGFAGLKLDEVLPLFGRAEMTDEEMTAYLDRTAFEVGRPRQSIETLLHAFVPAKHVDHTHPDAIIGIACTPNGPEIMREIYGERAAWVDYIRPGFTLSQQIGAAVRGNPKLEAVVMGKHGLVTWGDTSKESYESTIKIIGEAQAYLDAHAEAQPFGGAKVESVPEVERDALLTVVLPILRGAMKGARPVILEVDTSPNIMEFVNSNAAAELSQVGAACPDHLVHTKRVPLYLDWTPQQGAQALIQAARDGVARFKAEYAEYFDANKSAGDMMSAPSPRVVLIPGLGMVTSGPDAQGADVSRQLYTRAIQVMKSASSLSGFVSLSAAESYAIEYWPMELYKLSLKPAPKALEGHVALVTGAASGIGRAIAHRLAADGAHIVIADLNADGGKTVAEEVNKQRGQRRATSLSMNVTEEGQVIGAYHQAVLQYGGVDIAVNNAGIASSAPIEETSLEMWNHNQSILSTGYFLVAREAFKLMKAQGTGGSLIFIGSKNSVAAGKNAAAYSTAKAAELHLARCLAEEGGAAGIRVNSVLPDGILAGSSIWDGKWRAERAATYGLEPDQLEEFYRNRTTLKVNVFPEDIAEAAYWLTSPAAAKTTGGVITVDGGVPIAYVR, from the coding sequence ATGACCGATACCCAGCCCCGCATCACCGTCCCCAAAGACCGCTGGAACGATGCCGACGCCCCCAACTCTGACGGTCTCGCCTCGCTGACTTACCGCTCCAATTTGCTCGGCTCCGACCGCACGCTGGTCAACATTTACGGCGGCAACACCAGCACCAAGAGTGTGGAGAAAGACCATCTGGGCCGCGACGTGACGGTGCTGTGGGTCAAGGGTTCGGGTTCGGACATTGCCACCATCACCGAGAAAGGCTTTGCGGGCCTCAAGTTGGACGAAGTATTGCCGCTGTTTGGCCGCGCCGAGATGACCGACGAGGAAATGACGGCCTACCTTGACCGTACCGCTTTTGAAGTGGGCCGCCCACGTCAGAGTATCGAAACGCTGCTGCACGCCTTCGTTCCGGCCAAGCACGTGGATCACACCCATCCGGACGCCATCATTGGGATTGCCTGCACGCCCAACGGCCCCGAGATTATGCGCGAGATCTACGGCGAGCGGGCCGCCTGGGTGGACTACATCCGGCCCGGCTTTACCCTGTCGCAGCAAATTGGCGCGGCGGTGCGCGGCAATCCCAAGCTGGAAGCGGTGGTGATGGGCAAACACGGGCTGGTGACGTGGGGCGATACATCAAAAGAGAGCTACGAAAGCACTATCAAAATTATTGGCGAGGCGCAGGCCTACCTGGACGCCCACGCTGAGGCCCAGCCGTTTGGCGGCGCGAAAGTTGAGAGTGTGCCAGAGGTGGAGCGCGACGCCCTGCTGACGGTGGTGCTGCCGATCCTGCGCGGCGCGATGAAGGGAGCGCGTCCGGTGATTCTGGAAGTGGACACCTCACCGAACATCATGGAATTCGTCAACTCCAACGCTGCCGCCGAGCTGTCGCAGGTGGGCGCGGCCTGCCCCGATCATCTGGTTCACACCAAGCGCGTGCCGCTGTACCTCGACTGGACGCCGCAGCAGGGAGCGCAGGCGTTGATTCAGGCGGCCAGAGACGGCGTGGCCCGCTTCAAGGCCGAGTACGCCGAGTATTTTGACGCCAACAAATCGGCAGGCGACATGATGTCCGCGCCCTCGCCGCGCGTGGTGCTGATTCCGGGCCTCGGGATGGTCACCAGTGGCCCCGACGCGCAGGGAGCCGACGTGTCGCGCCAACTGTATACCCGCGCCATTCAGGTGATGAAAAGTGCCAGCAGTCTGAGCGGCTTCGTGAGCCTGAGCGCTGCCGAGAGCTACGCCATCGAATACTGGCCGATGGAACTCTACAAACTCAGCCTCAAGCCCGCGCCCAAAGCGCTGGAAGGACACGTGGCGCTCGTGACGGGCGCGGCCAGCGGCATCGGACGGGCGATTGCCCACCGGCTGGCGGCGGACGGAGCGCACATCGTGATTGCCGATCTGAACGCCGACGGCGGCAAGACCGTGGCCGAGGAAGTGAACAAGCAGCGCGGCCAGCGGCGGGCCACCAGCCTCAGCATGAACGTGACCGAGGAAGGGCAAGTCATCGGTGCGTATCATCAAGCCGTGTTGCAGTACGGCGGCGTGGACATTGCCGTCAACAACGCCGGAATCGCCTCCAGCGCCCCGATTGAGGAAACCAGTCTGGAGATGTGGAACCACAACCAAAGTATTCTGTCTACCGGCTACTTTCTGGTGGCCCGCGAAGCCTTCAAACTCATGAAAGCGCAGGGCACAGGCGGCAGCTTGATTTTCATCGGCAGCAAAAACAGCGTGGCGGCGGGCAAGAATGCGGCGGCTTACAGCACAGCCAAAGCCGCAGAACTCCATCTCGCCCGCTGCCTTGCCGAGGAAGGCGGCGCGGCGGGCATCCGCGTCAACTCGGTGCTGCCCGACGGGATTCTGGCTGGAAGCAGCATCTGGGACGGCAAGTGGCGGGCCGAGCGTGCCGCCACCTACGGCCTTGAACCCGATCAACTCGAAGAGTTCTACCGCAACCGCACGACGCTGAAGGTCAATGTGTTTCCCGAAGACATTGCCGAGGCCGCTTACTGGCTGACCTCACCCGCTGCCGCCAAGACGACCGGCGGCGTGATCACGGTGGACGGCGGGGTGCCGATTGCTTATGTGCGGTGA
- the rhaI gene encoding L-rhamnose isomerase, with translation MNADLLSALQAQRIETPSWGYGNSGTRFKTFAAAGAARTIWEKLDDAAEVQRLTGIAPGVAIHIPWDAVDDYGELKKYASERGLTIGAINPNVFQDEEYRLGSVTNPEEAVREQAIAHLLDCVEVMKQTGSRDLSLWFADGTNYAGQDDLRSRKRRMRTGLKRVHDALPSGTRMLVEYKLFEPAFYATDLFDWGASYSHCLAIGDKAQVLVDLGHHAQGVNIEQIVAFLLDEGRLGGFHFNARRYGDDDLIVGTSNPFELFCIYAELVYGANSADDLTKQTAQNVSYMIDQSHNIEPKVEAMLQSVLNCQESYAKALLIDRDLLQEAQSKGDVLAAHRVMMDAFKTDVRPLLTELRAEMGLKSEPIQAHRQSGYQEKVARERGTQTGGGGYPVKEKVRS, from the coding sequence ATGAATGCAGACCTTCTGAGCGCCCTCCAAGCCCAGCGTATCGAGACGCCCTCGTGGGGCTACGGCAATTCCGGCACGCGCTTCAAGACCTTTGCCGCTGCGGGCGCGGCCCGAACCATCTGGGAAAAGCTGGACGACGCCGCCGAGGTTCAGCGCTTAACTGGTATCGCGCCCGGCGTAGCCATTCACATCCCTTGGGACGCGGTGGACGATTACGGCGAGTTAAAAAAATATGCTTCAGAGCGTGGCCTCACTATTGGCGCAATCAACCCCAATGTCTTTCAGGATGAGGAGTACCGCCTGGGCAGCGTGACCAACCCGGAGGAGGCAGTGCGCGAACAGGCCATCGCTCACCTGCTGGACTGCGTGGAAGTGATGAAGCAGACGGGCAGCCGTGACCTCTCGCTGTGGTTCGCGGATGGTACCAATTACGCTGGACAAGACGACTTGCGCTCACGCAAACGCCGGATGCGGACGGGGCTGAAGCGCGTCCACGACGCTCTGCCGAGCGGCACGCGGATGCTGGTGGAATACAAACTGTTTGAACCGGCCTTTTACGCCACCGATCTGTTCGACTGGGGCGCTTCGTACTCGCATTGCCTCGCTATTGGCGACAAGGCGCAGGTGCTGGTTGACCTTGGCCACCACGCGCAGGGCGTCAATATCGAGCAGATCGTGGCTTTCCTCTTGGACGAGGGGCGGCTGGGCGGCTTTCACTTCAATGCCCGCCGCTACGGCGACGACGACCTGATTGTGGGCACATCCAACCCGTTTGAGCTGTTCTGCATTTACGCCGAACTGGTTTACGGCGCGAACTCAGCCGATGATTTGACAAAGCAGACCGCTCAGAACGTTTCGTACATGATCGATCAGAGTCACAACATCGAGCCGAAGGTGGAGGCCATGCTGCAAAGCGTGCTCAATTGTCAGGAATCTTATGCCAAAGCTTTATTGATTGACCGTGATTTGCTCCAAGAGGCTCAGAGTAAGGGTGACGTGCTGGCCGCCCACCGCGTGATGATGGACGCCTTCAAAACCGATGTGCGTCCGCTGCTGACGGAACTGCGTGCCGAGATGGGCCTCAAGTCTGAACCGATTCAGGCGCACCGGCAAAGCGGTTATCAGGAAAAAGTGGCCCGCGAGCGCGGCACCCAGACGGGCGGCGGCGGCTATCCGGTCAAGGAAAAAGTCAGAAGCTAA
- a CDS encoding DeoR/GlpR family DNA-binding transcription regulator, giving the protein MPSDTVAPLPGRQQDILRRALSDKVVRIKDLAAEFGVHEMTVRRDIDALCEQGKLLRVHGGAQLLDKTSEELSQQLRSSQHVEAKERIARAALALIQDGDTVALDASTTCLALARLLPARKVQAIACSLDAANVLASGGVPFLMVGGNFHTPARSFVGAFFTDTISRLHPDLVFFSAKGYTPDAGFTDPHLPEVGAKRALIASGSSVVALLDASKVGRRALATIATHADINTLITDADLPPEQRRRLEEGDVQVIMTG; this is encoded by the coding sequence ATGCCTAGCGACACCGTGGCTCCCTTGCCGGGACGCCAGCAAGACATCTTGCGCCGCGCCCTAAGCGACAAAGTGGTGCGGATCAAAGACTTGGCCGCCGAGTTTGGCGTCCACGAAATGACCGTGCGCCGCGACATAGACGCGCTGTGCGAGCAGGGCAAGCTGCTGCGCGTTCACGGCGGAGCGCAATTGCTCGACAAAACCAGCGAAGAACTTTCTCAGCAACTGCGCTCGTCTCAACATGTGGAGGCCAAAGAGCGGATTGCCCGCGCCGCGCTGGCCCTGATCCAAGACGGTGACACGGTGGCCCTCGACGCCAGCACCACCTGTCTGGCGCTGGCCCGCTTGCTGCCGGCCCGCAAAGTGCAGGCGATCGCTTGCAGCTTGGACGCCGCCAACGTGCTGGCCAGCGGCGGCGTGCCGTTCCTGATGGTGGGCGGCAACTTTCACACGCCTGCCCGCTCGTTTGTGGGGGCGTTTTTCACCGACACTATTTCGCGGCTGCATCCGGATCTGGTGTTTTTTTCGGCCAAAGGGTACACCCCCGACGCCGGTTTCACCGACCCCCACTTGCCGGAAGTCGGAGCCAAACGGGCACTGATCGCCAGCGGCAGCAGCGTGGTGGCCCTCTTGGACGCCAGCAAAGTGGGTCGCCGGGCGCTGGCCACCATCGCCACCCACGCCGACATCAACACCCTGATTACCGACGCCGATTTGCCGCCGGAGCAGCGCAGGCGGCTGGAGGAAGGCGACGTTCAGGTGATCATGACGGGGTGA
- a CDS encoding L-rhamnose mutarotase → MTAPHQRVCFLLQVRPERLEEYKSRHAAVWPEMLAALSTTGWHNYSLFLKSDGLLVGYFETPSLEAAQSGMANTEVNARWQAEMGPFFVDLTGTPDQGFLRLEEVFHLD, encoded by the coding sequence ATGACCGCACCCCATCAACGAGTTTGCTTTCTACTTCAAGTGCGCCCCGAGCGCTTAGAAGAGTACAAATCCCGCCACGCCGCTGTCTGGCCCGAGATGTTGGCGGCGCTCTCCACAACCGGCTGGCACAACTATTCGCTTTTTCTCAAAAGTGACGGCTTACTCGTCGGCTATTTTGAAACGCCCAGCTTAGAAGCGGCGCAGTCCGGCATGGCGAATACGGAAGTCAATGCCCGCTGGCAAGCGGAGATGGGCCCCTTTTTCGTAGACCTGACAGGCACACCCGATCAGGGCTTTTTGCGGCTGGAAGAGGTGTTTCACCTTGACTGA